A part of Lactobacillus sp. ESL0700 genomic DNA contains:
- the rpe gene encoding ribulose-phosphate 3-epimerase codes for MAEILPSIFGADILNLQREIDRIEKENIKLLHVDVMDGNFVSNIAFGPNQVKAMKDYSNLTFDIHTMIADPLRHIEDIINTGAEMICVHFESTPQIHYVLQKIKKAGKKAGVALAPGTSETEIKYLLNEVDYVLVMSINPGEPGQTFLPQTIEKIKNVKKMIGNRNIQIEVDGGITDTWAKACKDAGADLLVVGGYLFGKEQFHLQYQKLLDAIK; via the coding sequence ATGGCAGAAATTTTACCGTCAATTTTTGGTGCTGATATTTTGAATTTGCAACGCGAAATTGATCGGATAGAAAAGGAAAACATTAAACTTTTACATGTGGATGTGATGGACGGCAACTTTGTCAGCAACATTGCATTTGGTCCTAATCAAGTAAAAGCAATGAAAGACTACAGCAATCTGACTTTTGATATTCATACGATGATTGCAGATCCATTAAGACATATTGAAGACATTATCAATACGGGCGCCGAAATGATTTGCGTACATTTTGAATCGACACCACAAATTCATTATGTTTTACAAAAAATAAAAAAGGCTGGTAAAAAGGCCGGTGTGGCACTTGCGCCGGGCACTTCAGAAACCGAAATTAAGTATCTATTGAATGAAGTAGATTATGTTCTGGTGATGTCAATTAATCCTGGTGAGCCAGGGCAAACGTTTTTACCACAAACGATTGAAAAAATAAAAAATGTGAAGAAAATGATTGGCAATCGTAATATTCAAATTGAAGTAGATGGTGGGATTACTGATACCTGGGCAAAAGCATGTAAAGATGCTGGTGCAGATTTATTAGTTGTCGGCGGTTATCTGTTTGGCAAAG